A stretch of DNA from Aspergillus flavus chromosome 3, complete sequence:
ATCTAGATTCGATTTTCGACGTCCTGACGGTGGTCACAAGGATGGTAATACTGAAGAAGGATTATACTGCTTTACTCTAAAGGGCTAGGATACATGGTCAGAATATAGTGGATGTAACATGGATGAGGGTCCGGTGTATCCTACAAGCCGGAACATCTGAGGGGAAGCCCTAAGCCCGCATGAAGGATCTATATCTCCTCTTCGCCAAGTTTGCCAAGGGTTGTTGTCGCGGAATCCCGACGGACTTTCTGGGCTACGATATCCCGCCCTCATGTATTGCTTGGGCGTGACAGCACTGGTATCTTCGTCTAGCTGGTTATTCCAAGCCTTCAGTACCTTTCAGGGCGGTTTATGCGATATTGCGACCGGTAACGACGCGCAGCCTTCCTCACAGCAGCCATTTTCCCTCCATCTCATAAACCTATTTCACAAACCTGAAGAGCTCTGCCACTCTTGATATCCCCTTGGTTTTATATCGCTTGTCTGACTAAAATATGCGGAAGGCCCAAGATGACTTCAAAGGCTTAGACGACGGCATTTGTTCGAGCTTGAGTCAAGAGGATCTAGCGAAACCACTCCTGATTGGCAATGACATTGCCGATAGACATGATCATGGCCAAGGCAGGTGGATAACGAGAGCAACACAATGGGCGTACCCCAAGGGTAACGCCATGATGCTATGGCTCACCTTCCTAAATCTGGTGTTGCTAACAATATCCATTATTCTCTTGAATTTGGCATTCTCGCGTCAGGCCTACGTCCAGTACTTGAGCGATCAGGAGAAATGGAAGTCAACATCTCATTACGGTAACACTGGATTAATCCTCTACTCAGTTTACACCTAACACTGACCTTCTCAGCACCTCTGCTTGACCGTGTCGATATTCCAAGAGTTACCTTAACCCCAAATGCATCATTGTACGACACTGATCCGCCTTCGATTCTGCGGATACCGTCAGGGCCTGAAGCCGACGCCGAATGGTTCCGCATCGGCACCGGAGTCATGCCAATTATCATATCCTCCGATGAAATCTACAAACTCGGAAAGGACCCCTCTGTTGCCGTGAAGATTCCAGAAGAGCATGGATACGGTAACGATGCGTACATCGCACAGACGGAGGTGTTCCATCTCCTTCACTGCCTGGACATGTTGCGGAAGGAGATATCCTACGAACATTACTATTTCCCTCGGTTTGGAAACCATCCGGATGCTGAACACATCGCACATATTAGTCATTGCATAGATATTCTGGCCCAGGCCATTAAATGCTCCAGTAGCGTTGACGTGATCCTATTCAACTGGGTCGAGGGATGGGAGCAGCCCTTTCCTGATTTCAACAATCAGCATGTTTGTCGGGACTTTGAGACGCTTCTGAGATATGTGAATGAGAATTCGGTGTCACGCTCCGTGTGGAAAACTATGAAAGAACCCCCTGCGGGTTACGTGCGTCTACCGGAACCTGCGCCGGCAGGACCAGCTGAATCAGATAGGAATATTTGACACAACGCGCCTTTTATAGACCGTTCGTGATTCAAAACCTCTCCTCTGTTATCGCGCCTACTCGCGAACACCATCAGCTGTGTGGGAGCCAACGGGTCTGTGTGTGCTATCGAATAAAAATAGCAATGGGTAAACGGTTGTATTTAGACTCCCGGAAGGAAGCCCCGTATGTACATCAAGCGTGCTGTTGTTATCTCGTAGAATTTGGCTACAAACAAATAGATTGAACCTAGAGTGAAGCTCCACGAATGTAGGATCCGTTCACTTCTGACTCTAATTCgtcttttcattctcatatttgtttaattttttttttttttttttttttttggttaCTTTGGGGGTGGGAGGGTGTTCTGTTTTAATAGTTTGCGCGGGGTAGagacaagatatatatttccgaAGCTTTAGAGGATCAATTCGAACAGCTGCCGTCTCGAGGGGATTTTATTGAGTTCTTGAATATTCGTCAGGAAATGCCAGCGGTTTTCAATTTCctaataatttttactaAATTGTGTTCCTCAAgcttttgtatttttttttttcttgttcttttttgccGGCCGTCAATCATGATCTACATTCCTCCAACATACTATACAAGCTACTACTTAGGGCAAGCaagtacatacgaccatagggtgtggagaacaggacTTTCTATCTGCTTAGCTAAGTATGTACCTGGACTGGGTGGTGAGAAACACGTCCAACTGCAATACCCACGAGCCATCCCGGACAGGATCATAAGCTCAGGTTCGATTTATTATAACATCACACGCAATATTAAAGATGCCTCGCTATGATGTGGCTGTCATGGTCAATGGTGAGACGCTAGCGTATGCTTATAGCCGCCACTCCGAGGACAGGTTCGTCATGCGGGGTGCCGATTTGGCTGTCAGTAAGTAAGATAGCACGTCTGAATAAGGTCTGGGTAGGTGGTATGGCGACCTACTTCACGGATGCAGAACTAGCCACCATTTCAAGTTACGAGTGACAGGAAGTTGGGCTGTGGTTTATCATAGTACAAATGAAAGATACTGTACTGTCTGGCCTCGCTTATTACTATAGTCTCGAAGTAAATTAAACCAGGACCGTAGGATTCAGGGCTGCGAAAGTAATCACAGCCGTTTTGTCATCGGGGCGAACTGTGGTGGCACCCCCGAAAGCCCGTCCTGCCGATTTAACCAAAGGTGGCTGGCGATTACTTCACTCATGTGCCGAGCCCACAAGATTTTGGCCCATTCTCTTTTACTTGTGAGCTTCAAATCCGAAGGACTAGCTTtatgaaaatatatagaatcgCGGTGAATTGCCGAGCCATATAGCAGATATCGAGAACACCAAAATAACATGATACATAAAAAGCCTCTGCATTTGCATGACAATACAGGGAAACCAACGTGGGAAAAACCAGTATCGAGGCAACAAACAAGATAGCTATTCCCAAAGAACATAAAAGGCAGTAAGTCAAGATAAATGTCTACAGAAGGCCTGGCATAATGTTGAATTATTCCAGAAGCCGTCATATCATAATGATATACGCATGGTGTACGGAATGTTGAACCACCttcaaaataaaaaccaaAAGCTCAAGGAAAAATTGATGGGCCCGTTAGATACCTACTTGTCTCACAATATCCAAGGCACTCTGATACCTCTGGATTCTGGAGAGCAGGTTGTTTCGAATTGTGGAGGTCGCAAAGTTTTCTTCGGCAACATCTGCTAGCTCCCTATCAGTCATTCCACCAGCAAGATCAGGAGAAAGGAGGCGAATGGCTGCATCTTGGCCTAGTAAGCATCGTTCGGTCACCTGAAGAATGACGGTATCACAAAATCGTTTCAATGCCAACTTGTAGTATGCTTTCAGAATATCGTGTATGTCATTGACGGCTTGTTCGTTGCTCAGGTGAATTCCACTTAACACATCCGTCACGTTCATTGGGACACCTTCTAGGTCTAAGCTCCTGAGCCTTGCCATAACGCGTTCTTGCCGTGTTTCTGCAAGTGTATCTGCAAAGTAGTGGTTCACGGTCTGCAAGATTCCGCCTCGCTCGTCGCTGAGAATGGTGGACAGTATCTCCATGGCACGGGTAGAGGTCGTCGTCTGCCTTCGGACGATCTGTGACATCAGGCTGGCTCTTACCTCATCGTCCCCAACGATCTTCTCGAGGCTCATCCGAATGAAGTCGGAGGTTTTTGAAGAAGCCTTCTCAACATAGTCCTGGGCGATCTTTTCCCAGGGAGATGATTGCTGCCGGAACATATTCTCGAGAACAGCTGGGTTTACTGTCCCGGGAAGTTCGGCACCACGCGAATCACGGTACAGAGTTCGGATCCACTCATAAATATTTTGCTGATCACCAGCGCTCCGGTCGAAACTACCGTCAACTTCTCCTGAGACTGTCTGGAAAATTTTTAAATGCCCGTAATGTGCCATGTCTTTCGCAAAGAGTTCGTTGAGACTATGAATGTGCATGCGTAGCTTCAGCGGACTATTGCTATCCCAAGTGGGATCGTAATTGCCACTGAGCGCATTGCCCACGTGCCTTTCGTATAATGTTCCAATCTGAGTCAAGTATCGTCTCTGATCAACAGTCGTCTGGCGAGAAGGACCGAGTAGCTCCAACTCTTTCTGTGTCTCTTGCGAGAGATCTTCAATCTCCTTTACCATCCCTGGAAATTCCCCTTTGATGTGACTATACAAAAGTCCTCCAAGGAAGAGTTTGAGACATTTAATGCCCACTCGGTCCTTGCTCAGTTTCGTCCAAGGATGTTCCGTGGAAAAGAAATGGCTCTCTATATGATGGCGTCCTTCGATCGTCACCCCGTTCTGTATCTCCTTTGTTGAACGATTGCGGACCGCAAACCAACCGTGATGAAGCTTCTCCACTTCATTTTGGGCAATTCTAATGACCTTGTCCTAGTCAGTTTTGAATCATCCGAGGGGTAGCTAGAGACTCACGTTCTCTTCATCACCCTCTTGGACAGCATCACACTTCGTTATGATACCGACGGTTCGGCTACCTTGGGGATCTGCACTCCGGGCCATATTGAATCTATCAAGTCATTTAGCTTCAGAAGCAGAACTCACTCTATCCAGCTTACACTTCTTGATTGGCAAGATTGTTTCTTGCATCCATCACGGCTCTAGTATAGTGTTTGTACGCTTAAAAGACGTATTGTAAGATACGTACAAGATGATTGTGCGCTTGTCGGTGATGTATTTCTCAATCAGGCCACGAATAATTGCGCGATCCTCAAGGGTTTGGTACTGGGTCGGATCTAGGGCGAGTTAGCCTTCGAGTGTGACAGAAAAGGGCCGGCAAAACGCCGTCATACTATGGAAGAGCCCAGGAACGTCAACAACACTCAGGTGTCTTTGCTGTGGACCCGAAATTTCGATTTTCAGAATGTCGTCTGAAAAGCGTTTATCAAAGTGCTCTGGGTCCGTTGTATTCGGTCCAGGGACACCCATGTGGCGAGCGGCCTTCACTTCACGTGGTTAGACAAGCAAGATAAATCAAGACGCGTCCACTCGCCTCGTTAAAAATGTCTGCAATCTCGCTACTATCGAGATCTTCCTCTTGAGAAGACCGTTCGAAGCTAAGTAGGTTTTCCCTGTGCCCGTCACTGGCACTCGGTCCGGGAATGATTGTGATCCTAGTTCCAGAATCCTCCGGCTTCGTGCGGCGAAGGACAATCTGGGTCACATATCTTGTACATAAATCACTAGCAATTGGAAAGGAGAAGCCAGTAAGACCCTCAAGAAGGGAAGATTTCCCACTGGATTGAtctccaacaaccaccaacTCCACGGTGTCAGCTGGAATTGGATGCTTTTGAGGGGGCGTCAGACCTGTGGAAGCGAAACATTGTCGTTGATTCCCAATACTCGAAGGTTGTCTATTACCGCAAGGAGACGGACACGGCCTTCATTGTCCATGTCGTCGACGTTGGTCAGCATTGGGGCTTTTTTCTTCGCCATATTGACGTGCTGTAAAAGCCGTTCTTTTGTGGGCCGAGCAGGAAGGAGTAGTAAATGCTTGCCCTGATCGTAGAAGAAGGAACGAGCGTAACAACCAAAGCATATAACTACAGGGCGTGCCTTCAGACCATTCAATGGTGCGATTGGGCTCCATTTTATAATGTAACAGGCGATTTCAGCAAGGGGGACAATTTCAGGTCGCTGTTCGTATGTCGCACAAGCATACCAGTCGCGAACTCGTTATGGTGATCCTGGGTAGTCTTCTGCTGATCTGCGTAGAGTTAAGAATGGGCCAGCCAAGGCTGTCTATAAGATTTACATTTAACATTCAATATGGTCCGCCTAGACCCTATTCTAAGAATGATATAACGCCAAAAATGTATATACGAGTAAGCAGGGAAACAAAGACACTTTCTACATTCTGCGATCTCTCCGAATAATCACCGGTCTCAAATACTAGCTACCTAAACCCTAATGAGGTGTATATTAAGGTGAAATTGGCGTTATTAACGCTAAGATCTTAAGAGCCTGATCATAAGTAGCCTTTTAGGATGCCCGCTATAGCAGCAATATGCTAGGTTATAACATTTTGGATGCAGTGAAGCAACTGGCCACGGTGATTGGGCCACATTCCAGGTCGCCTTCGCTCAGTATTGCGCTTTCCCGTGTTTTCGAATGTGATCATGCCTCTCGGGTTTTGTACTGCGCCTGGCTGGCAATCCTGATTCTGAATTTTAAATCTGTCATAAAAATGCTAGCCCTTGCGCAGTTGTCAAATATTGTACCTGTATTCGAGTTTTTTGAATAGAATTCCAACTGTTACCTTATAATGCGTATCCCTTGTATGTTGCACTCCTTCCAAGCCCCACGACTGGAGTGAACTCTCCGGATTTATGACCTGCTGAAGTCGCCGCCCCGATCAGATCAGAACCATCATCTGCACCATCGACTCATAATGATATCAGTATCAAAAGAGTGGCGTAAACGTTCCAAGACAGACAAGAATGTGTGACCCTGTAGGCACTGCAGACGGCGATAGTTATCCACTTCCGCTGGGAGAGGGTATCCAGTCCCTCACGAGGCGGCCTTGCTAACATTCTGTCGGTTTTGCAAGGTTGACTACCTGAATCCTCGTCCCAAGTTGGTAGCAGTGCTAAAGCAAGGCCGGTGGAGAAGACAGATCCTGAGGGGTGCATATTTTCCTCCATATGGAATGGGTAACGTGGGTGACTCATCAGAAGAGCATGAGTAAAGGGGTTGTTCTCATCGATACTAGATTTAAACCGCTTATGGAGTCTATCCGCAGATTCACTTTCCGGCTGTAAAGCAAGACACCACACCAGAGTGAGATGATGGTGAGAACCAAAGCTGGGAGGCTTGCCCGATAGAAAACGCACCGATTCCTCATGTTGACCTGATTTTCAT
This window harbors:
- a CDS encoding uncharacterized protein (domain of unknown function-domain containing protein), with translation MRKAQDDFKGLDDGICSSLSQEDLAKPLLIGNDIADRHDHGQGRWITRATQWAYPKGNAMMLWLTFLNLVLLTISIILLNLAFSRQAYVQYLSDQEKWKSTSHYAPLLDRVDIPRVTLTPNASLYDTDPPSILRIPSGPEADAEWFRIGTGVMPIIISSDEIYKLGKDPSVAVKIPEEHGYGNDAYIAQTEVFHLLHCLDMLRKEISYEHYYFPRFGNHPDAEHIAHISHCIDILAQAIKCSSSVDVILFNWVEGWEQPFPDFNNQHVCRDFETLLRYVNENSVSRSVWKTMKEPPAGYVRLPEPAPAGPAESDRNI
- a CDS encoding dynamin yields the protein MAKKKAPMLTNVDDMDNEGRVRLLAVIDNLRVLGINDNVSLPQLVVVGDQSSGKSSLLEGLTGFSFPIASDLCTRYVTQIVLRRTKPEDSGTRITIIPGPSASDGHRENLLSFERSSQEEDLDSSEIADIFNEAARHMGVPGPNTTDPEHFDKRFSDDILKIEISGPQQRHLSVVDVPGLFHNPTQYQTLEDRAIIRGLIEKYITDKRTIILAVMDARNNLANQEVFNMARSADPQGSRTVGIITKCDAVQEGDEENDKVIRIAQNEVEKLHHGWFAVRNRSTKEIQNGVTIEGRHHIESHFFSTEHPWTKLSKDRVGIKCLKLFLGGLLYSHIKGEFPGMVKEIEDLSQETQKELELLGPSRQTTVDQRRYLTQIGTLYERHVGNALSGNYDPTWDSNSPLKLRMHIHSLNELFAKDMAHYGHLKIFQTVSGEVDGSFDRSAGDQQNIYEWIRTLYRDSRGAELPGTVNPAVLENMFRQQSSPWEKIAQDYVEKASSKTSDFIRMSLEKIVGDDEVRASLMSQIVRRQTTTSTRAMEILSTILSDERGGILQTVNHYFADTLAETRQERVMARLRSLDLEGVPMNVTDVLSGIHLSNEQAVNDIHDILKAYYKLALKRFCDTVILQVTERCLLGQDAAIRLLSPDLAGGMTDRELADVAEENFATSTIRNNLLSRIQRYQSALDIVRQVGI